The Coffea arabica cultivar ET-39 chromosome 2c, Coffea Arabica ET-39 HiFi, whole genome shotgun sequence genome includes the window TATATATTCATGAACCTAAGCGTTGGTGCaatgtctgttttgactggggAAGTAACTGCCTCAATAACAGGGATGATTTATTGTAGGGATTAGGCAGCTAATACTCTTCCTAGATCTGTTAGTGGCAAGACATGACGTATATCTGCTCATAAATTCTGTGTAAATATTAATCTGGAATAAGGTTTAATCCCTTGTTCCATAATTGTCTGGATCCTCTAGTTTCTTATTTCAGTTGATTGAATTATTTGGATTTATTACATGTCTTGCGGTGCATAAGCAATTTTGAAGTTACTAGTCTTGGCTATACATTAGTTAAGAGCTTCTGGTTCTTATAATCTAAGAAGCTATATACTGAGATTGAACATATGTTCTTCAAATGTAAGACTTATGGTGGCATGAGTTGACTTGTTTCAGGAAAATAGACTTCTCCAGAAGTTGGCTCCATTTCAACCTTCCCCTCTGGAATGGCATTCATCTCCAGGAACTATTCCCATTGTGAAAAGAGTCATCCGACTGGATGTTCCTGTAGACAAGTTTCCAAATGTAAGATGCAACAATATTCACCTTTTGTGTTTATGATTCCTGGATAGCAATGAAATCTAACTTGGAAATCATCCAGTATAATTTTGTTGGCCGAATTCTGGGTCCACGTGGAAACTCCCTGAAACGTGTTGAAGCCATGACAGAATGTAGAATTTATATAAGAGGTCAGGGCTCAGTTAAGGATTGTATCAAGGTAACAAATTCTTTTCCAAACCCTTTGGTAATTCGTTTTTAACTGTGAGAGTTTCAAGCTTAAATGAACATAAAGACAAATGGATTGAGGATATATCTGACATAAAATTGAAAGTTTTTGTCATCCCTTTTGTGGAAagttgaaaggaaactttcagtTCCTTATGGTAGTTGTTGGCTTCCAAACTCATTTAATATGTTTTTGAAATGCTAAGTTTTGCTCACTTGAGACATATTTCCTCCCCTCAGGAagagaaattaaaagataaACCTGGATATGAACACCTCAACGAGCCACTACACATCTTGCTGGAAGCTGAATTTCCTGAAGATATGATTGATTCCCGTGTGGATCATGCAGTTGCCATATTGGAAAAGCTTTTAAAACCTGTGGTATGCGTTGAAACCACTATGCTGTCTTTTAATATCTCATTTTTTTTAGATATCTTACACTTCTGTTTCATAGGATGAGTCCATGGATCTTTATAAGAAGCAACAACTAAGAGAATTAGCTATGTTAAATGGAACTCTAAGGGAAGAAAGCCCTATCATGAGCCCGAGTATGAGCCCCAGCATGTCTCCTTTTAATAGCACTGGAATGAAACGTGCAAAGACAGGGAGATAACATCAAATACACATGATGGATTGCTGGCATCTCTGTTGGTTTCTCCCGATCTTCTCCTCCCTGAGTTACACCATCGCAAAAGCTTCTGCAAAAGTTGCTGAATTGCTTACATGATCTCTGAGCATGTTTTTGGGGAACCTAAAGTTGCTAACCACTTCGACGAGGATCTACTGCACGACATAGTTTATTGTAAGATTTCATTTCTATCTGACCATCAATTCTTTAATCTGCCAGAGTGATGATATT containing:
- the LOC113731933 gene encoding KH domain-containing protein At1g09660/At1g09670 isoform X2, whose translation is MVFGFMENRIAAGSYFQYSPSGGHPPLQRYLADLIAERRNLGPFIPILPICSRLLNQEIMRVSGLVSNQYLDHERMGHESPYGSLGQHPNGGPMSVETWNPLGTEENRLLQKLAPFQPSPLEWHSSPGTIPIVKRVIRLDVPVDKFPNYNFVGRILGPRGNSLKRVEAMTECRIYIRGQGSVKDCIKEEKLKDKPGYEHLNEPLHILLEAEFPEDMIDSRVDHAVAILEKLLKPVDESMDLYKKQQLRELAMLNGTLREESPIMSPSMSPSMSPFNSTGMKRAKTGR
- the LOC113731933 gene encoding KH domain-containing protein At1g09660/At1g09670 isoform X1, which codes for MVFGFMENRIAAGSYFQYSPSGGHPPLQRSTSISDRERYLADLIAERRNLGPFIPILPICSRLLNQEIMRVSGLVSNQYLDHERMGHESPYGSLGQHPNGGPMSVETWNPLGTEENRLLQKLAPFQPSPLEWHSSPGTIPIVKRVIRLDVPVDKFPNYNFVGRILGPRGNSLKRVEAMTECRIYIRGQGSVKDCIKEEKLKDKPGYEHLNEPLHILLEAEFPEDMIDSRVDHAVAILEKLLKPVDESMDLYKKQQLRELAMLNGTLREESPIMSPSMSPSMSPFNSTGMKRAKTGR